The Pristiophorus japonicus isolate sPriJap1 chromosome 30, sPriJap1.hap1, whole genome shotgun sequence sequence AATCTCCTGGGCCAAGGCATTTGGAGAGTGCCGTTCTTAACCCCGTTGCCTTACTGGTGGACATGAAAAGGCCCGGTCAGACGAACGAGACTGCTGGAGAGGTGTGCTGGTTAATGGCAATTAATGCGAAGCTTAGCATCTAACTGCTGCACGGAAGAGGTGAGATGTGGCACGATAATGGCtcacccatcgaagcccatcccccagtgccctaaccctcccatcgaagcccatccccccagtcccctaactctcccatcgaagcccatccccccagtcccctaactctcccatcgaagcccatccctccagtcccctaaccctcccatcgaagcccatccctcccgtcccctaaccctcccatcgaagcccatccctccagtcccctaaccctcccatcgaagcctatccctccagtcccctaactctcccatcgaagcccatccctccagtcccctaaccctcccatcgaagcccatccctcccgtcccctaaccctcccatcgaagcccatccctccagtcccctaaccctcccatcgaagcctatccctccagtcccctaactctcccatcgaagcccatccctccagtcccctaaccctcccatcgaagcccatccctccagtcccctaactctcccatcgaagcccatccctccagtcccctaactctcccatcgaagctcatccctcccgtcccctaactctcccatcgaagcccatccctcccgtcccctaaccctcccatcgaagcccatcactccagtcccctaaccctcccatcgaagcccatccctccagtcccctaactctcccatcgaagcccatccctcccatcccctaaccctcccatcgaagcccatccctcctgtcccctaactctcccatcgaagcccatccctccagtcccctaaccctcccatcgaagcccatccctccagtcccctaactctcccatcgaagcccatccctcccatcccctaaccctcccatcgaagcccatccctccagtcccctaaccctcccatcgaagcccatccctccagtcccctaactctcccattgaagcccatccctccagtcccctaacccttccatcgaagcccatccctccagtcccctaaccctcccatcgaagcccatccctccagtcccctaaccctcccatcgaagcccatccctccagtcccctaaccctcccatcgaagcccatccctccagaccccgaaccctcccatcgaagcccatccctccagtccccgaactctcccatcgaagcccatccctccagtcccctaaccctcccatcgaagcccatccctcccatcccctaaccctcccatcgaagcccatccttccagtccccgaaccctcccatcgaagcccattcccccagtccccaaccctcccatcgaagcccatccctccagtcccctaactctcccatcgaagcccatccctccagtcccctaaccctcccatcgaagtccatccctccagtcccctaaccctcccatcgaagcccatccctcctgtcccctaaccctcccatcgaagcccatccctccagtcccctaactctcccatcgaagcccatccctccagtcccctaactctcccatcgaagcccatccctccagtccccgaaccctcccatcgaagcccatccctccagtcccctaaccctcccatcgaagcctatccctccagtcccctaaccctcccatcgaagcccatccctccagtcccctaactctcccatcgaagcccatccctccagttccctaaccctcccatcgaagcccatccctccagttccctaaccctcccatcgaagcccatccctccagtcccctaaccctcccatcgaagcccatccctccagtcccctaaccctcccatcgaagccgagccctccagtcccctaaccctcccatcgaagcccatccctcccgtcccctaaccctcccatcgaagcccatccctccagtcccctaacactcccatcgaagcccatccctcccatcccctaaccctcccatcgaagcccatccctcccgtcccctaaccctcccatcgaagcccatcccttcagtccccgaaccctcccatcgaagcccatccctcccgtcccctaaccctcccatcgaagcccatccctcccatcccctaaccctcccatcgaagcccatccctccagtcccctaaccctcccattgaagcccatccctccagtcccctaaccctcccatcgaagcccatccctcccatcccctaactctcccatcgaagcccatccctccagtcccctaactctcccatcgaagcccatccctcccgtcccctaactctcccatcgaagcccatccctccagtcccctaaccctcccatcgaagcccatccctccagtcccctaaccctcccatcgaagcccatccctcccgtcccctaactctcccatcgaagcccatccctcccgtcccctaaccctcccatcgaagcccatccctccagtcccctaaccctcccatcgaagcccatccctccagtcccctaaccctcccatcgaagcccatccctccagtcccctaatcctcccatcgaagcccatccctccagtcccctaaccctcccatcgaagcccatccctccagtcccctaaccctcccatcgaagcccatccctccaatcccctaaccctcccatcgaagcccatccctccagtcccctaaccctcccatcgaagcccatccctcccgtcccctaaccctcccatcgaagcccatccctccagtcccctaactctcccattgaagcccatccctcccgtcccctaaccctcccatcgaagcccatccctccagtcccctaaccctcccatcgaagcccatccctccagtcccctaaccctcccatcgaagcccatccctccagtcccctaactctcccatcgaagcccattcccccagtccccaaccctcccatcgaagcccatccctccagtcccctaactctcccatcgaagcccatccctccagtcccctaaccctcccatcgaagcccatccctcccgtcccctaactctcccatcgaagcccatccctcccgtcccctaaccctcccatcgaagcccatccctcccgtcccctaaccctcccatcgaagcccatccctccagtcccctaaccctcccatcgaagcccatccctccagtcccctaaccctcccatcgaagcccatccctccagtcccgagTGCGGCCCTGTTTGTGCCCGAGCCGATCTCAGCGCCCCGCGGCAGCGCGTGACTCACCCAGGTCCTCTATGGTCTTCACGTCGTGGCCCACCGTGAACTGCGGGGCGGTCGGGGTAAGCTTCTCGCTCGGGTGTGAAGCTGCAAAGGCAAAGGGCAAAGGTCAAAGGGCAAATCACACCCGGGCCTGTGATCAAGCTGCTGGGACACACGGCCAGGCCTGGCGGGGGACTGGACGACCTCTAAAAGCCCCGAGATGGAAAGAAGAAGGAGGTTGGAACGATCTGGGAAGGCCGTACAGGCTGGGGTCCTTTCTCGAGATAAGAGATTGCTGAGGGAGGACCTTACTGAGGCCTGTACGATTATGAGAGGGTTCAATAGGATAGACGGCGAGGGATCTGAACTAGGGGGCTGTAATAGGTTTGCATCATGGGTtctatgcttaagaattcatagcaacacattgctattaagaactagttgacacctcaagtcgctggagaaatatccaccaacgatgtctccgcaagatcctgcaaatcccctgggaggacagacgcaccaacgttagcgtcctcgaccaggccaacatccccagcatcgaagcactgaccacactcgaccagctccgctgggcagggccacattgtccgcatgcccccgacacgagactcccaaagcaagcgctctacttggaactccttcatggcgaacgagcccaaggtgggcagaggaaacgttacaagggaccaccctcaaagcctccctgataaagtgcaacatccccaccgacacctgggagtccctggcccaaagaccagtccgccctaagtggagggagtgcatccgggagggcgctgagcacctcgagtctcgtcgccgagagcgtgcagaaaccaagcgcaggcagcggaaggagcgtgcggcaaaccagtcccaccctccccttccctcaaccactgtctgtcccacctgtgacagggactgtggctctcgtattggactgttcagccacctgaggactcatgttaacagtggaagcaagtcttcctcgattccgagggaccgcccatgatgatgatggcttgatcagcgaaaggtttaacaatcgcaccgaacattactagttcatccaccaggctcacaactgcatacctcatgccccgaacctaactggctggggctttattgagtcttgccaacatcatgtgactggctaagccactcccaactcaacagctcgacaaaccagtGAGCAtcctcaatataagacagtcactgataaacccaaagggggaattcaggagaaacttctttacccagagagcggtgagaatgtggaactcgctgccacagggaggggttgaggcgaatagtatcgaggcatttaaggggaggctggacttgGAGGATGAGCAGTGCCGATTCACCAGAATACCACCGGGGataaaggggttaaattatgaggataggttgcacagTCGAGGggagccagctgtggctcagtgggcagcatattGGGCTCCGATtccgatggttgtgggttcaagtcccactccagggagttgtgcacttaaatccaggccgacactccctgtgcagtactgagggagcgccgcagtgcgctgtcggagaggcagtactgagggagtgccgcactgtcggaggggcggtactgagggagccccgcactgtcggaggggcagtactgagggagtgccgcactgttggaggggcagtactgagggagtgctgcactgtcggaggggcagtactgagggagagccgcactgtcggaggggcagtactgagggagtgccgcactgtcggaggggcagtactgagggagcaccgcactgtcggaggggcagtactgagggagcgccgcactgtcggaggggcggtactgagggagtgccgcactgtcggaggggcagtactgagggagtgccgcactgtcggaggggcagtactgagggagtgccgcactgtgggaggggcggtactgagggagcgccgcactgtcggaggggcagtactgagggagccccacactttcggaggggcagtactgagggagccccacactgtcggaggggcagtactgagggagcgtcggaggggtgATAGAAATGTAAGTCTAGATTATGAGGCGGTACATCTCTCCAACTGAAGCTACTCCTCACAGATACTCACAGGTTGAACAGCACACAAACACCTTCATCTTCAGGCACGTTTTCCCGTGGTGATGGGTCGGAGTAGCTACAACAGAAAAACAAAAGTTGTAACAAGAGTTGCGCCcattctcccctccctatctctgtaaccccctccagcccctacacccctccctatctctgtaaccccctccagcccctccacccctccctatctctgtaaccccctccagcccctccctatctctgtaaccccctccagcccctacacccctccctatctctgtaacctcctccagcccctacacccctccctatctctgtaacctcctccagcccctacacccctccctatctctgtaacctcctccagcccctacacccctccctatctctgtaacctcctctagcccctacacccctccctatctctgtaaccccctccagcccctacacccctccctatctctgtaactccctccagcccctacatccctccctatctaaaAGATCCTGTTCTTTCTCCCCGATCTCTAACTATTTCTCTCTAACTAACActatatctgtctctatctctatctatctatcgaacTATCACACCAACATCCGTCACTCCCTCCGTCTGTGTCATTTTCTGTCTCTCCCTTTttcacacgttctctctctctgtttcgctcTATATtgctccttctctccctctttctcacgTACGTTGACACTCTCCATCTGCAATTCTCTCAATCCCCCCATCTCCCTCAAACTGTCtcgttctccctccctctccctctccctctctctctccctctctatctccctccctctatctcgccctccgtctctctctccctcccccctctctccctccctccctccctccccctcccgctctctctccctcccttcctcccgctctctctcccttccccctgctctctctctcccgccccccactctctctctcccctccactctctccctccctccctgccccctctctccctccctccctccctccccctccaagctcactctccctcccttcctcccgctctctctcccttccccctgctctctctcccgccccccactctctctctccccccccccactctctccctccctccctccctccctccccctccaagctctctctccctcccttcctcccgctctctctcccttccccctgctctctctcccgtcccccactctctccctccccctcccgctctctctccctcccttccacccgctctctctcccttccccctgctctctcttccgcccccccactctctctccccccccccactctctctctccccccgcctctctctctccccccactctctccctccctcccccccccactctctctctccccccgcctctctctctccccccactctctctctccctccccccgcctctctctctccccccactctctctctcccgccccccactctctctctcccctccactctctccctccctccctctctctccctccctccctccctccccctccaagctctctctccctcccttcctcccactctctctcccttccccctgctctctctcccgcccccccactctctctctcccccccactctctctctccccccactctctccctccctccctccccgctctctctctccccccgcctctctctctccccccactcccccctccctccccccactcccccctccctccccacactcccccctctctccctccccccactcccccctccctccccacactcccccctctctccctccccccactcccccctccctccccccactcccccctctccccccccactcccccccattcCCACACTCACAGATGTAGTAATACTCGTGCCCGACATGGAACTCATATCCCAGGGAGAAGGCGCTGTAACGCTGGAACTTCTCGGAGAACTTGATGGGgctgtggggggcgtggggccggttACACTCCCAGCGTTTGAAGCCCAGGTTGGTGTTGCAGGAGCGGTATCCCTCGCGGTTGACCATGTACAGGATGTACTGCTCCATCTTGTGCTCCGCCACCGAGCCGTTGTAGTGTGGGCAGTAAATATCCAGGTAATCGTTCACGTTCACCTGCACCGTGTAACCCTCCCGCCGCAGGCTGCACACACAGGGGACAAACCGTGACACCCGTCAGAGAATGTCTCCGTCGcttcccccagccccaccccctccaattgtcccccctcccctccctctggcaGTCTCCCAGTGTcagacggtcggaggggcagtactgagggagcgccgcacggtcggaggggcagtactgagggagtgccgcactgtcggaggggcagtactgagggagcgccgcactgtcggaggggcagtactgagggagtgccgcactgtcggaagggcagtactgagggagcgccgcactgtcggaggggcagtactgagggagtgccgcactgtcggaggggcagtactgagggagtgccgcactgtcggaagggcagtactgagggagtgccgcgctg is a genomic window containing:
- the LOC139240129 gene encoding ephrin-A3-like, which produces MKNKAADCRKISMNWSGGQSSGKWDSIRRSVSLRREGYTVQVNVNDYLDIYCPHYNGSVAEHKMEQYILYMVNREGYRSCNTNLGFKRWECNRPHAPHSPIKFSEKFQRYSAFSLGYEFHVGHEYYYISTPTHHHGKTCLKMKVFVCCSTSSHPSEKLTPTAPQFTVGHDVKTIEDLDNFKPEVPKLEKSVSGSSPSRRHLKLTVVLSLLLLLTLLAS